In the Pyrococcus kukulkanii genome, one interval contains:
- a CDS encoding putative toxin-antitoxin system toxin component, PIN family, with amino-acid sequence MAIRVVLDTSILVSALKSRNPQRSPAWRILRALVTGKVENYLSRDIYEEMSRVLMEIAGGTEKELLALQILTLVKRKSTIISPKPKFSNNHEFLEKLKDPDDAKFFDVAYSANAEYIISENTKHIIQIRDRKTKTYSFNGRKVKILRAKEFIEELSLK; translated from the coding sequence ATGGCAATAAGAGTAGTCCTTGATACATCTATCTTGGTTAGTGCGCTTAAATCTAGAAATCCTCAACGTTCTCCAGCGTGGAGAATTTTAAGGGCCCTCGTTACAGGGAAAGTAGAGAATTACCTCAGCAGGGATATATACGAAGAGATGAGCCGAGTTCTCATGGAGATAGCTGGAGGAACAGAAAAGGAACTTCTGGCCCTCCAGATACTTACCTTGGTAAAGAGGAAAAGCACTATTATCAGTCCAAAGCCCAAGTTTTCCAATAATCACGAATTTCTTGAAAAGCTAAAGGATCCAGATGATGCAAAATTTTTCGACGTTGCGTATTCCGCCAACGCTGAGTACATTATCTCAGAAAACACAAAGCATATCATCCAGATAAGGGACAGGAAAACTAAAACGTACAGCTTTAATGGAAGAAAGGTCAAAATACTCAGGGCAAAAGAGTTCATAGAGGAGCTTTCCTTGAAATGA
- a CDS encoding AAA family ATPase has protein sequence MFSTRPIRNEKDLFGRRHREAVRKLNKAVEEGDFAAILGPRRVGKTSVINVFLNKYGSKYKYLYYDLAFGMGQEAISYTELVPVMSNISEEDLDYSATLSLGIVRMDIRPRKVVEFQNAFLNLLRFLNKRGEKVVIIFDEAQVLPRFAPLNMLGMLQTISDGFENVTVVLSGSMPGLLERILNPSEDKPFFARYVEKIHVSRWKLEESVEYLKRGLAKIGYTEDELVEAATELSNVPGFLAYYGRLRVNGEPHDKALLATVEYAVKLWKLDVRNFIRIYKSPAYVVALKKVAKGPSFGVTTEEILAEVTSLTGISERRAKSVLRNLVDGGLLIKPKRGIYQIPEKPLRKAILELQDRDVYNI, from the coding sequence TTGTTCAGCACGAGACCTATAAGAAATGAGAAAGACCTGTTTGGGAGGAGACATAGGGAAGCGGTAAGAAAGCTTAACAAAGCTGTAGAGGAGGGGGACTTTGCCGCAATTCTTGGTCCGAGAAGGGTTGGGAAAACAAGCGTAATAAATGTCTTCCTTAATAAGTACGGTTCAAAATACAAGTACCTCTATTATGATCTGGCATTTGGAATGGGTCAGGAGGCGATAAGCTACACGGAGCTCGTACCAGTCATGAGTAACATCTCTGAAGAAGACCTTGACTACTCTGCAACGCTAAGCCTCGGAATAGTTAGGATGGACATAAGGCCCAGGAAAGTTGTAGAATTTCAAAATGCATTCCTTAATTTACTCAGGTTCCTAAATAAAAGGGGAGAGAAGGTCGTCATTATATTCGATGAAGCCCAAGTGCTTCCCCGATTTGCGCCTTTAAACATGCTCGGCATGCTCCAAACAATTTCTGATGGATTCGAGAATGTAACGGTAGTTCTTTCTGGCTCGATGCCCGGACTACTTGAAAGGATACTGAACCCAAGCGAAGATAAACCCTTCTTTGCGAGGTATGTCGAGAAGATACACGTTTCACGGTGGAAGCTTGAGGAGAGTGTAGAGTACCTCAAGAGAGGGCTTGCGAAAATAGGATACACCGAGGATGAACTAGTTGAGGCTGCAACAGAGCTTTCAAACGTTCCCGGCTTTTTGGCCTATTACGGCAGGCTCAGGGTTAATGGAGAGCCCCATGATAAAGCACTACTTGCAACAGTAGAATATGCTGTGAAGTTGTGGAAGCTGGATGTTAGAAACTTTATCAGGATTTATAAGTCCCCTGCATATGTTGTTGCACTAAAAAAGGTTGCAAAAGGGCCTTCTTTTGGCGTTACCACTGAGGAGATACTTGCAGAGGTTACCTCGCTTACTGGGATCTCAGAGAGGAGGGCAAAAAGCGTGCTGAGGAACCTCGTCGATGGGGGCTTACTAATAAAACCAAAGAGAGGAATTTATCAAATCCCCGAAAAACCACTGAGAAAAGCAATTCTCGAACTTCAAGATAGGGATGTTTATAATATCTAA
- a CDS encoding DNA-directed DNA polymerase II small subunit, giving the protein MDEFVRSLIKNNYLLTPAAYYILVEHFRRGEFSLAELIKFAKSRGTFIIDDAIASEFLKVRGLEAPVEEKVGYISTGKIEQTTPESHEEQIITEGTQEKEQFSAEIVEEVKMAEENVSAGESYISTGTSSETLSSSSSVVSEEGIIEEISERESSISTGNEAQEFEVPEDVFGVIEEQQELLSNGNGEENNNGETVVLTKYGLPMVYGPEEITEKKEYSIYEGFTIEPNPNFTYAQIEPDYEVKFDVRHVKLKPPKAKNANGKEGEIIVEAYASLFRSRLKKLRRILRENPEIKTVVDIAKLRYVKGDEEVTIIGLVNDKRETNKGLIFEIEDQTGRVKVFLPKDSEDYRDAFKVLPDAVVAFKGFYSKKGIFFANKFYLPDVPLYRKQKPPLEEKVYAILISDIHVGSKEFCEKAFMKFLEWLNGYVETKEEEEIVSRVKYLIIAGDVVDGIGVYPGQYSDLIIPDIFDQYEALANLLANVPKHITMFIGPGNHDAARPAIPQPEFYEEYAKPIYKLKNAVIISNPAVIRLHGRDFLIAHGRGIEDVVSFVPGLTHHKPGLPMVELLKMRHLAPTFGGKVPIAPDPEDLLVIEEVPDLVQMGHVHVYDAVVYRGIQLVNSATWQAQTEFQKMVNIVPTPGKVPVVDVESAKVVKVLDFSRWC; this is encoded by the coding sequence ATGGATGAGTTTGTTAGGAGCCTAATTAAGAACAATTACCTCTTAACCCCTGCAGCCTATTACATCCTCGTCGAGCATTTTAGGCGGGGAGAGTTCTCGTTAGCGGAACTGATAAAGTTTGCAAAGTCTCGGGGGACTTTCATAATTGATGATGCAATTGCGAGTGAGTTCTTGAAGGTGAGGGGTCTCGAGGCTCCAGTGGAAGAAAAGGTGGGTTACATTTCCACTGGAAAAATCGAGCAGACAACACCTGAATCTCATGAGGAACAAATAATTACTGAGGGAACTCAAGAAAAAGAACAATTCTCGGCTGAAATCGTAGAAGAAGTTAAAATGGCTGAAGAAAATGTTTCAGCCGGGGAGAGTTATATTTCCACTGGAACCTCTAGTGAAACACTGTCGTCATCATCCTCTGTTGTCTCAGAAGAGGGTATCATAGAGGAAATTTCTGAAAGGGAGAGTTCTATTTCCACTGGAAATGAGGCCCAAGAATTTGAAGTTCCTGAAGACGTTTTTGGTGTAATTGAAGAGCAGCAAGAGCTCCTTTCTAATGGAAATGGGGAGGAGAATAATAACGGTGAAACTGTTGTGCTCACAAAATACGGCCTCCCCATGGTCTATGGTCCAGAAGAAATAACCGAGAAGAAGGAGTATTCTATTTATGAAGGCTTCACCATTGAGCCAAATCCCAACTTTACATATGCTCAAATAGAGCCCGACTATGAGGTTAAATTCGACGTGAGGCACGTGAAGCTGAAGCCTCCAAAGGCCAAGAATGCTAACGGAAAAGAGGGCGAGATAATAGTGGAGGCCTACGCCTCCCTCTTCAGGAGTAGGCTAAAAAAGTTGAGGAGGATACTCAGGGAAAATCCGGAAATAAAGACCGTGGTGGATATAGCTAAGTTGAGGTACGTTAAGGGGGATGAGGAGGTAACTATAATAGGCCTCGTCAACGACAAAAGAGAGACGAACAAAGGTTTGATATTTGAGATTGAGGATCAAACTGGAAGAGTTAAGGTGTTCCTGCCCAAAGACTCTGAAGACTACCGCGATGCCTTTAAAGTTCTCCCAGATGCAGTCGTTGCATTCAAGGGATTCTATTCAAAGAAGGGCATATTCTTCGCTAATAAATTCTACCTCCCGGATGTCCCGCTCTACAGGAAGCAGAAACCTCCACTGGAAGAGAAGGTCTATGCCATACTCATAAGCGATATCCACGTTGGTAGCAAGGAGTTCTGTGAGAAGGCCTTCATGAAGTTCTTGGAGTGGCTGAATGGTTACGTTGAAACCAAGGAAGAGGAGGAAATAGTTAGTAGGGTCAAGTACCTCATAATAGCCGGTGACGTTGTGGATGGCATAGGTGTTTACCCTGGCCAGTACTCAGACCTCATAATCCCTGATATATTCGACCAGTACGAGGCCTTGGCAAACCTCCTCGCAAACGTTCCCAAGCACATAACAATGTTTATCGGCCCAGGAAACCACGATGCCGCAAGGCCCGCGATACCTCAACCAGAGTTTTACGAGGAGTATGCTAAACCTATCTACAAACTAAAGAACGCTGTAATCATAAGCAATCCTGCGGTGATAAGGCTACACGGCAGGGACTTCCTAATAGCCCACGGGAGGGGAATTGAGGATGTAGTTTCTTTCGTCCCTGGGCTAACCCATCACAAGCCGGGCCTGCCGATGGTTGAATTGCTGAAGATGAGGCATCTTGCTCCAACCTTCGGCGGAAAGGTTCCCATAGCTCCAGACCCTGAAGATCTGCTCGTTATAGAGGAAGTTCCGGATTTGGTTCAGATGGGCCACGTTCACGTGTATGATGCCGTGGTTTACAGGGGGATTCAACTCGTTAACTCCGCGACTTGGCAGGCACAGACCGAGTTCCAGAAGATGGTGAACATAGTCCCCACCCCAGGAAAGGTTCCCGTTGTAGATGTTGAGAGTGCGAAGGTTGTGAAAGTTCTTGACTTTAGCAGGTGGTGCTGA
- a CDS encoding S-methyl-5'-thioadenosine phosphorylase, protein MPKVGIIGGSGVYGVFEPKETVKVHTPYGRPSAPVEIGEIEGVEVAFIPRHGKYHEFPPHEVPYRANIWALKELGVKRVIGINAVGSLKEEYKPGDIVIIDQFIDFTKKREYTFYNGPKVAHISMADPFCPELRRIFIETAKELNLPVHEKGTYICIEGPRFSTRAESRMFRQFADVIGMTLVPEVNLARELGMCYVNISTVTDYDVWAEKPVDAQEVLRVMKENEEKVQRLLRKAIPKIPEERKCGCADVLKTAFV, encoded by the coding sequence ATGCCCAAGGTAGGAATAATAGGCGGTTCTGGTGTTTATGGAGTCTTCGAGCCCAAGGAAACCGTGAAGGTGCACACCCCATATGGAAGGCCTTCAGCTCCAGTGGAAATAGGGGAGATAGAGGGAGTTGAAGTTGCATTCATCCCAAGGCACGGGAAGTACCACGAGTTCCCCCCACATGAAGTTCCCTACCGCGCAAACATATGGGCCCTCAAGGAACTCGGGGTTAAGAGGGTAATAGGAATTAATGCAGTCGGCTCCCTTAAGGAGGAGTACAAGCCTGGGGACATCGTGATAATTGACCAGTTCATAGACTTCACGAAGAAGAGGGAGTACACCTTCTACAACGGCCCAAAGGTTGCTCATATAAGCATGGCCGATCCCTTCTGCCCAGAACTCAGGAGGATATTCATAGAGACGGCAAAGGAGCTAAACCTACCAGTGCACGAAAAGGGAACGTACATATGCATTGAAGGACCAAGGTTCTCAACGAGGGCAGAATCAAGGATGTTCAGGCAGTTTGCTGACGTCATAGGGATGACCCTCGTTCCAGAGGTAAACCTCGCGAGAGAGTTAGGGATGTGCTACGTTAACATTTCAACTGTCACCGACTACGACGTTTGGGCTGAGAAGCCGGTAGATGCTCAGGAAGTTCTTAGGGTTATGAAAGAGAATGAAGAAAAGGTGCAGAGGCTCCTCAGGAAGGCAATTCCAAAGATACCTGAGGAGAGGAAGTGCGGATGTGCTGACGTCTTAAAGACGGCCTTTGTCTGA
- a CDS encoding ORC1-type DNA replication protein, producing the protein MDRGEQLHLDKLFEKLLKARKIFKNKEVLRHSYTPKDLPHRHEQIETLAQILVPVLRGETPSNIFVYGKTGTGKTVTVKFVTEELKKISKKYNIPVDVIYINCEITDTHYRVLANIVNHFKHETGIEVPLVGWPTDEVYAKLKQVIDMKERFVIIVLDEIDKLVKKSGDEVLYSLTRINTELKRAKVSVIGISNDLKFKEYLDPRVLSSLSEEEVVFPPYDANQLRDILMQRAEEAFYPGVLDEGVIPLCAALAAREHGDARKALDLLRVAGEIAEREGADKVTESHVWKAQEKIEQDMMEEVIKTLPLQSKVLLYAIVLLDENGDLPANTGEVYSVYRDLCEYIDLEPLTQRRISDLINELDMLGIINAKVVSKGRYGRTKEIRLNVTPYKIRNVFRYDYTIQPLLAISLKSEQRRLV; encoded by the coding sequence ATGGACAGAGGTGAGCAGTTGCACCTTGATAAGCTCTTTGAGAAGTTGCTCAAGGCAAGGAAAATATTCAAGAACAAGGAGGTGCTTAGGCATAGCTATACTCCCAAGGATCTACCCCACAGGCACGAGCAGATAGAGACCCTTGCTCAAATCTTGGTTCCTGTCCTAAGGGGTGAAACTCCCTCAAATATCTTCGTGTATGGCAAGACCGGAACCGGAAAGACTGTAACGGTAAAGTTCGTCACTGAGGAGTTGAAGAAGATATCTAAGAAGTACAACATTCCCGTGGATGTTATCTACATCAACTGTGAAATTACTGACACCCATTACAGAGTTCTCGCCAACATCGTTAACCACTTCAAGCACGAAACGGGGATAGAAGTCCCCTTAGTTGGATGGCCTACAGATGAGGTCTACGCGAAGCTCAAGCAGGTAATAGACATGAAGGAGAGGTTCGTGATAATAGTCCTTGACGAGATAGATAAGCTCGTGAAGAAGAGCGGAGATGAAGTTCTCTACTCCCTAACGAGGATAAACACCGAGCTTAAGAGGGCTAAGGTTAGCGTTATAGGGATATCAAACGACCTGAAGTTCAAGGAGTACCTTGACCCAAGGGTTCTCTCGAGCTTGAGCGAGGAGGAGGTCGTCTTCCCGCCGTACGATGCCAATCAGCTTAGGGATATCCTCATGCAGAGGGCTGAAGAGGCCTTTTATCCTGGGGTTCTAGACGAGGGTGTAATCCCATTATGTGCTGCTTTAGCCGCGAGAGAGCATGGGGACGCTAGAAAGGCCCTTGACCTGTTGAGGGTGGCTGGGGAGATCGCTGAAAGGGAAGGTGCTGATAAGGTAACCGAGAGCCACGTATGGAAGGCCCAGGAGAAGATAGAGCAGGACATGATGGAGGAGGTAATAAAAACTCTGCCTCTCCAGTCCAAGGTTCTCTTGTATGCAATAGTCCTTCTGGATGAGAATGGGGATTTGCCGGCGAATACGGGTGAAGTTTATTCCGTTTACAGGGATCTGTGCGAGTACATAGACCTCGAGCCCCTCACCCAGAGGAGGATAAGCGATCTCATAAACGAGCTTGACATGCTCGGCATAATTAATGCGAAAGTCGTAAGTAAGGGGAGGTACGGTAGGACAAAAGAGATAAGGCTCAACGTTACTCCATATAAGATAAGGAATGTGTTTAGGTACGACTACACAATACAGCCCCTCTTGGCAATTTCTCTTAAAAGCGAGCAGCGGAGGCTGGTTTGA